One stretch of Actinacidiphila sp. DG2A-62 DNA includes these proteins:
- a CDS encoding sugar ABC transporter ATP-binding protein, with amino-acid sequence MVQQDLEPRGDSVLEVSGVHKSFAGVHALRDVDFALRPAEVHALIGENGAGKSTLIKVVTGVYRPDRGRVVLDGRERDFRNPLEAQAAGISTIYQEVNLVPLMSVARNLFLGREPRRFGLVDVRRMNREATEILGRYGVDVDVTLPLRTLGLGAQQMVALARAVQVDARVVIMDEPTSSLEPREVETLFSVIRRLKEQGIAVVYVSHRLDELYAICDRVTVMRDGAVVHTGDMAGLERLKLISLMLGREMSAVRDKGTTAFDSDRHEAGAERPVLSATGLTVRHRLHDVSLDIRPGEVVGLGGLLGAGRSETAKAIVGALGTESGTVEVEGKPMQRRSPAAAIRAGVVMLAEDRKAEGIIPNLSVRENISLAALPRLSRGGLVSQAKQDEIVRFFMERLRIKASGPDQKVSDLSGGNQQKVLLARWMCLNPKVLLLDEPTRGIDVGAKAEVQAIIDELAGDGLGVLLISSDLEELIEGSDRVVILKDGHVVGNLDGEEVSEEGLLAALATAPPLSPDATEEEAAEAAEAAEAAEAAGAAGAAAPATEEASEAETSAPVKEKQQR; translated from the coding sequence GTGGTCCAGCAGGACCTCGAACCCCGCGGCGACTCCGTGCTGGAGGTGTCGGGGGTGCACAAGAGCTTCGCGGGCGTGCACGCGCTGCGCGACGTGGACTTCGCCCTGCGGCCCGCCGAGGTGCACGCGCTGATCGGCGAGAACGGCGCGGGCAAGTCCACCCTGATCAAGGTGGTCACCGGCGTCTACCGCCCGGACCGGGGGCGGGTGGTGCTCGACGGGCGCGAGCGCGACTTCCGCAACCCGCTGGAGGCCCAGGCGGCCGGGATCTCCACCATCTACCAGGAAGTCAACCTGGTGCCGCTGATGTCGGTGGCCCGCAACCTCTTCCTCGGCCGCGAGCCGCGCAGGTTCGGCCTGGTCGACGTCCGCCGGATGAACCGCGAGGCCACCGAGATCCTCGGTCGCTACGGCGTGGACGTCGACGTCACCCTGCCGCTGCGCACGCTGGGCCTGGGCGCCCAGCAGATGGTGGCGCTGGCGCGGGCGGTGCAGGTGGACGCCCGCGTGGTGATCATGGACGAGCCCACGTCGTCCCTGGAGCCCCGCGAGGTCGAAACCCTCTTCTCGGTGATCCGCCGGCTGAAGGAGCAGGGCATCGCGGTGGTCTACGTCAGCCACCGGCTGGACGAGCTGTACGCGATCTGCGACCGGGTCACCGTCATGCGCGACGGAGCCGTCGTGCACACCGGCGACATGGCCGGGCTGGAGCGGCTGAAGCTGATCTCGCTGATGCTCGGCCGGGAGATGTCCGCGGTCCGCGACAAGGGCACCACCGCCTTCGACTCCGACCGGCACGAGGCCGGCGCGGAGCGCCCGGTGCTCTCCGCCACCGGCCTGACGGTCCGCCACCGGCTGCACGACGTCTCCCTCGACATCCGCCCGGGCGAGGTCGTCGGCCTCGGCGGGCTACTGGGCGCCGGCCGCAGCGAGACCGCCAAGGCGATCGTCGGCGCGCTGGGCACCGAGTCCGGGACCGTCGAGGTCGAGGGCAAGCCGATGCAGCGGCGCAGCCCCGCGGCCGCGATCCGGGCCGGCGTGGTGATGCTCGCCGAGGACCGCAAGGCCGAGGGCATCATCCCCAACCTCTCGGTGCGCGAGAACATCTCGCTCGCCGCGCTGCCCCGGCTCTCCCGCGGCGGGCTGGTCTCGCAGGCCAAGCAGGACGAGATCGTCCGCTTCTTCATGGAGCGGCTGCGGATCAAGGCCTCGGGCCCGGACCAGAAGGTCAGCGACCTGTCCGGCGGCAACCAGCAGAAGGTGCTGCTCGCCCGCTGGATGTGCCTGAACCCCAAGGTGCTGCTGCTGGACGAGCCGACCCGCGGCATCGACGTCGGCGCCAAGGCCGAGGTGCAGGCGATCATCGACGAACTCGCCGGCGACGGCCTGGGCGTGCTGCTCATCTCCTCCGACCTGGAGGAGCTGATCGAGGGCTCGGACCGCGTGGTGATCCTCAAGGACGGCCACGTGGTGGGGAACCTGGACGGCGAGGAGGTCAGCGAGGAGGGGCTGCTGGCCGCGCTCGCCACCGCGCCGCCGCTGTCGCCCGACGCGACCGAGGAGGAGGCGGCCGAAGCAGCCGAAGCGGCAGAAGCGGCCGAAGCCGCTGGGGCGGCCGGAGCCGCCGCCCCCGCAACCGAAGAAGCGAGCGAGGCCGAGACCTCCGCGCCCGTCAAGGAGAAGCAGCAGCGATGA